In the Elizabethkingia bruuniana genome, TAGTAAATTTGGTGTAGGTTTTTCTTACAGATTAGGTTACTATCAGATGCCGGCATTCAAAGACAATATTGGGTTCCAAATCAAATTAAATGCCTTTTAGAAAATTTCTTTTTACAGTTTACAATATGATTAAAATAACAGATTGTTTATTTTTGTAAAAACATTTATTGACCCTATGTCCGAAAACATTCAACAAAAGATAGAAGAGCTAAGAGAGGAGCTTCATCAGCATAATTACAATTACTATATTCTGGATGAACCTTCTATCTCGGATTTTGAATTCGACGCAAAACTGAAGGAACTTCAGGATCTGGAAGCTCAGTATCCTGAATTCAATGATCCTAACTCACCTACTTTACGAGTTGGCGGCGGGGTTACCAAAAACTTTCCCACTGTACAACACCAGTTCAGAATGTACTCACTGGATAATTCCTATGACTTCAATGATCTGGAAGATTGGGAGAAACGGATAATAAAAACCATTGATGAGCCTGTAGAGTTTGTTGCAGAACTAAAATATGATGGTGCTTCTATTTCCATTCTTTATGAAAATGGAAAACTTATTCAGGCAGTAACCCGTGGAGACGGATTCCAAGGAGATGAAATTACAAGTAATGTAAGAACTATTTCCGATGTTCCGTTAAAGTTAAAAGGTGAATTCCCTGAACATTTCTATATGCGTGGAGAAATTTATCTTACCCGAAAAAACTTCGACAAACTCAATGCACTGCGTGAGGAAGAGGGGCTTGACCCTTTTATGAATCCACGAAATACAGCCAGCGGAAGCCTTAAAATGCAGGATTCCGGTGAGGTAAGAAAACGTGGACTTTCTGCAGTATTATATCAATATATCGCTGAAAATTTCCCTGCAGAAACCCACTGGGATTTATTGGCAAATGCAAAGCAATGGGGCTTCCGGGTTTCCGAAGATCAGGCTAAATTATGCAGAACCTTGGATGATGTAAAAAATTTCATCAATTACTGGGATCAGGAAAGACATAACCTGCCTTTTGAAATTGATGGTATTGTAATAAAGGTAAACTCCCTAAAACATCAGCGTGAACTTGGTTATACTGCCAAATCACCACGTTGGGCTATGGCCTATAAGTTTAAGGCAGAGAAAGTCGAAACTGAGCTTCTGAGCGTTTCTTATCAGGTTGGAAGAACTGGCGCTATTACCCCTGTAGCCAATCTTCGTCCGGTTCTATTAGCCGGAACAACTGTAAAACGTGCATCACTACATAATGAGGATATTATCAAAAAATTAGATCTTCATGAAAACGACTTCGTTTATGTAGAAAAAGGTGGTGAAATCATTCCTAAAATTGTAGGTGTCAATACTGAAAAAAGAACATCTGAAAGTAAAGAAATAGAATACATAAAGCACTGTCCGGAATGTGGGACTGAGCTTGTAAAAATAGAAGATCAGGCAATACATTTTTGTCCTAACGAACTGCATTGCCCGCCACAGGTAGTTGGCAGAATGATCCACTATGTTTCCCGTAAAGCTCTGAATATAGAAAATCTGGGTGGTGAAACTATCGAACAGCTTTACCGTGAAAAGTTAATTGAAAATCCGGCTGATCTTTATACACTAACCAAGGAACAATTACTTCCATTAGATCGTATGGCTGAGAAATCTGCACAAAACATTCTGGATGGTGTGGAAAAATCAAAAGAAATACCTTTTGAAAAAGTATTGTACGGAATAGGTATCAAGCATGTGGGGGAAACAGTTGCTAAAAAGCTGGTGAAAAACTTCCCAACAATAGAGGAATTAAAAAATGCGACAGAAGAAGAGCTTTGCCAGGTAGAAGATATCGGTGCAAAAATAGCTGTAAGTATCACTGAATTCTTTGCGAATCAGGAAAACCTTTTGATGATAGAACGTCTGAAAAACTATGGTGTACAATTGGAAAAAGGGGAAAATACCAATGACGTAATCAGCAATGTTCTGGACGGAAAAACGTTTCTTTTTACCGGAAAATTATCTCTTTTCACCAGAGAGCAGGCTGAAGAAATGGTAGAAAAACATGGTGGTAAAAATATTTCTGCTGTGTCTAAAAACCTAAACTATCTGATTGTTGGAGAAAAGGCCGGAAGCAAGCTGAAAAAAGCTCAGGATATCGGAACTATTACGATTCTGGATGAACAACAGTTTTTAGATCTTGTTAATAGCTAAGAGCCGTTCATTTATAAAATTCACGCCTCACAGATTTTAAATATCTGTGAGGCGTTTTTTATTATTTTTTAGGCAGTTGTACTGCGATCTCATAAAGTTTCCCAGCCATTAGGAATTTAATTCTCTCTCTTGTTGTTACAGTATTAATACTACCATCCCTCAGAATAATAATTCTGTCCCCAGGCGCTATATTCTGATCGGCAAGCCAGTCTTCCGGAGCTACATCATTTTCTTTACGTTTCATAGCTTCCAGAATATCTTCCGCCAGCTCCTGAAAACGTTCATCATGAGAATATAAAATTTCATACTCAGCAGGAAGTTTCACTCTGAATACAGCACGGTTATCAATTAGCTTCGCAAAATCATCGAATAACGGATTATCTGCACCGTCTGTAAATCCTATTTCTACAAGATCTCCCTGATGCTCCTGAGCATATTGTTCTGCATCCTCGAAAGTTTCAAAGTTTAAGATCAGCTTATAATTATCAAAAGAGTATTCTTGCAGTCTTTTTTTAGTATTTTCCATAATCAGGTTTTTATTTGTCTATATACAATTTATAAAAAACTGATTATTAATCAATTATAAAATAGTTGTTTTAACAAAAATTTAAAATTTATCCTTAAATTTGTTATAACATCAAAAATCTAATTATTAATCCGGTGAATACGCAAAGAATAGAAAATATCCTCGACAATAAAAAGATTCCCATTACTTCTATGCGGATGCTGGTTCTGGATGCTTTTCTAGAGGCTCCACAAGCTCTTTCGCTGTCCGATTTGGAGGAAAAACTAGTACAGTCTGATCGTAGTACTTTATACCGCACCCTGAAAACTTTTGAAAAGAAAGGTCTTATTCATGGTATTCAGGAGCATAATACGACACAATATCTCTTATGTAGTGATGACTGTAATGAAGAAATCCACCATGACTATCACCTGCATTTTTACTGTACAGAGTGCAAACAAACGACTTGTCTGGAAGAAGTAAGCTTTAACAATGTTCCTTTTCCGGATGACTATCTGGTAAAAGAGTTAAAGTTTCTGGCCACAGGTATTTGTAAAGAATGTCGTGAAACTATTCAATAACCTGTTATTTTAATCTTCTCATAGGAAAAGTCTGGTGACGTACATTTCCGTTTTTAACGCCTGAAATTTCTGCAACCAGTGAATCAGCATTTACTTTTGTATAAGAAACAGATTGTGGAAAATCATGTTCTGGATTTCCAAAAACCATTTTATGGTCTGTAATGGTATAAGCTTTAAAACTAACCGGTTCACCATTATTCTGATTTCTTACTGTAGGAATGTAATATAAATTTTCCCCTTCTTGCTTTAACTGTACCATTTCGAATATAATAGTATCTGCGCCTTTAACAGCATAGCTCTTTCCCGCCAACTCATTTTCGTTTATTTTCTTCCAGGATTCATAAACACTTCCACGAGAGGTTTTATTCTCCCAGGTACCAATAAGCCACATAGCATTATCAATTGGCTTCACAGAGTAATGAGCCCAGCTGCTCACAATAGATACTACAATAATTGCAGACAAAAATATTTTTACAGACTTCGTTTTCATACCAATGATTCTTATTTCAAATATACAGAAACCACACTTCACCTTTATAACCAAAAACCTTAATCTGCTAATAATCTCTTTTTATCGTTTAATAAGATGATTTCATCGGTAGCTTTCGATATCCGTACGGGATAAAAATACCTTTGAAAAAAATCAAAAACTATGTCATTATTTACACCTTTTATCTGGATCTTAATTCTTCTTCCGGTTATCATTTCAGCTTTTATAAAATCTAAAAACAGAAATACTAAATACCTACTCTACTTTCTGCTTTACTTCTTTGCAGATTCATATCTTCAGATATTAGGAAGGCAGTATATCAATTTGGAATTCATAGGATTAAAGTTTGCATGGATTACTAAACTTATAAGCCTCTCCATTGCCCTAGCTTTTATATTGTCGGTGTCCAAAAGTGAGCAGGAAGCAATTGGATTCACGACCAAAACCAACAGTAAAAAACAATTGCGATATGGTATTCTGGTATTTTTAGGCTTTACTCTTTTCGATATTATATTCAAATTGATCTTATTCCCTAAAGGAGCTTCTTTTGATGCTGAAACTTTTATCTTTCAGGCGACCATGCCTGGTCTGAGTGAAGAAATATTATTCAGAGGGATATTCTTATGGATTTTGGAAAAAGCTTTTCCTCCTCAATGGAATTTCAAAGGTATTAAGTTTGGCTGGGGCTTTATTATTATAACTATTTTATTTGCAGTGATGCATGGTGTTGTACTAACTGATACACATCAACTGAAAACAGATATTATCACGATTGTTTACCTTGCTTTAATCTCCTCTCTTAGCGTTGGCATTTTGCGAAAGTTCTCCGGCAATCTTATTTTTCCTGTATTGGGTCATAATTTGATCAACACCATCAATGTCATTATAAGAATTCTATAATACTAATCTGCAAAAGCAACTTCAAAAAACTATCTTTGAAGTTGCTTTTAAATATGCAAAAAACTAAATATACCAGTGTCTAATAATTACTTTTCGGATAAAATTGCCACATTCGACTTTGACCAGTTTTATACTAAAAAAAGAAGAATTTTATTCCATAGTATTATGTGGTTGCTTTTTGCCACATTTTTACTGCTTAGCTATATTCTGGCTTATGATATTCCACCACTTCATAGCCTGATTCTAACCCTGCGTATGACGATTTGCAATATGGCAGTTTTTTATACTTTTTTCTATATTCTTTTACCCAGAATCTTTGAAGGCGGAAAAATAAAGGCCACTGTATTATTACTTCTTAGTATTCCTTTCTGTATATACTTGTGGATGGCTATCACCTACTTTACTACATTGGTCTACAATAATTTTGGATTCGATATACCTACAGGTGAACTAAAAGGTGTTATTTCTAAAGCGGCTGAACAAAGTTTTGCACAAGCCCTATCTTTCAGAAGAGTTTTATCTCAGATTATTATTGTCATCTCACTCTTATCGCCCTTCTTTTTTGTCAAAATTCTTTTCGAAATTTTCAGAATGTACAACAGAACATTAAAGCTACAACAACAGAAAATGGAAGTGGAAATTCAGAATATTAATATGGAAAAGAATTTCCTGAAAGCTCAGCTCAATCCACATTTTCTTTTTAATACTCTAAATAATCTATACAGTCTGGCTATAAAAAAAGACAATCAGACTCCGGAAGTTATTCTTAATCTTTCTGAGATGATGAGCTACACTTTATATGAATCAAATACTGAAAAAGTTTCTCTGGATAAAGAACTAGACTTTATCAAAAATTATTTTGAGTTAGAAAAAATGCGCTATCCTACGGATAAAAATATTCAGATAAATATTTCTAATGAAGGCTGTACTTCAGATTTATATATAGCACCTTTGCTCACGTTCAGCTGTATAGAAAATGCCTTTAAATACGGGCTAAAAAGTACAGAAGAACAATTTATTCTTTTAGATATAAAGACTGAAAACAACACATTTTATTTCCAATTGGAAAACGATGTAGAAAGAATAAACCAGGATCAATCTGTTGGCGGAATCGGGCTGGAAAATATGCGAAAACGTTTAGTGTTATTGTATCCTGAACAGCATGAATTACAAATAGAAAATACCGGGAACAGATTTAAAGTAACTTTAAAAATAGTTTTAGAAAACTGATGGAAAAATTACATTGCATAATTATAGATGATGAACCACTTGGTAGAGATGTTATAGAGACTTTTGTACAAGAAGTTCCATTTCTTAGTTTAACAAAGTCCTTTGGAGATCCCACAGAAGCTCTGATCTATCTTCAGAATAATACTGTAGATATTATTTTCAGTGACGTTCAGATGCCTAAAATCAACGGAATGGAGCTTGTAAAATCACTATCAAATCCACCCATCATTATTTTTATTACAGCCCATCGTGATTTTGCGCTGGATGGCTTTGATAACGGAGCCACAGACTACCTTGTAAAACCGGTACGTTTTGATCGTTTTCTGAAAGCCATTAACAGAGCCAAAGATTATATCGCTCTAAAGCAGATTCCTTCAATCCAACAAGTCAATCCGGATAGAATATTTATAAAATCTGAAGGCAAACTCATTAAAATATTGCTGAGTGAAATCCTGTATGTTGAGGCTCAGGGTGACTATCTAAAAATTGTAATAGATTCTGCAACCTACACTACACAGGCAACCTTAAAATCCATGGAAGAAATTCTGACCTTACCCGGTTTCTTTCGTGTGCAGCGTTCATTTATATTGAATACAGAAGCTATAAGAAGTGTAAACGCTAATATGGTAGAACTTATCAATGGAAAAACAATATCAATAGCGCTGAATAAAAAAGATGAACTATTCAGTCTGTTAGGCATAAAATAGAACTTTGCAATAGGGTTGCATGCTTCCCCGCATTATCTTTGATAAAAATTAAAAGTTATGAGTTCAAATAGCGACTGCTGCAGCACAAAACCGCAGCAACAACACAATCATCAGCACAACGGGGATGGACATGATCACGATCATGGTCACGACCATTCTCATGATAATAGCGAGAAAACAAACTTCCAGTTATTTTTGCCAGCTGTGATTTCCTTCGTTCTGCTTATGGTAGGAATCGCATTGGACAATTATATAAAACCTGAATGGTTCAAAGGCTGGGTAAGAATTGTATTATATGTAGCAGCATATATTCCGGTAGGGCTTCCGGTACTAAAAGATGCAATAAACAGCATTAGATACAGCGATTTTTTTTCAGAGTTCTTTCTGATGAGTATTGCAACTCTTGGTGCTTTTGCTATCGGAGAATATCCTGAAGGCGTTGCCGTAATGCTTTTCTATTCTGTAGGCGAAGTATTCCAAACGATGGCTGTACAGAGAGCCAAAAAGAATATTAAAGGACTATTGGATCAGAGACCGGATGAAATTACGATTCTGGAAAACAATATTCCTAAGACTATTAAAGCCGAAACTGCACAGGTTGGGCAGATTATTCAGCTAAAACCAGGTGAAAAATTGGCATTGGACGGGGAACTGATTTCAGAAAGCGCATCTTTTAATACCGCTGCACTAACGGGTGAAAGTAAACCAGATACTAAAAGAAAAGGCGAAGCTGTACTTGCGGGAATGATCAATCTTAATTCGGTCTCTCAGGTACTGATTCAGAAAGAATATAAAGACAGTAAACTTTCCAAAATTCTGGAACTGGTACAAAATGCCACTTCTCAAAAAGCACCAACAGAATTGTTTATCCGGAAATTTGCTAAAGTATATACTCCAATTGTTGTCGTATTGGCTATTGCGATCTGTCTTTTACCTTACTTCTTTGTACAGCAATATGAATTCAGAGACTGGTTATACCGCGCATTGATATTCCTGGTTATTTCATGTCCTTGTGCCTTGGTTATTTCTATTCCTTTGGGATATTTCGGCGGAATTGGTGCCGGAAGTAAAAACGGAATCCTGTTTAAAGGTAGTAACTTCCTGGATGCATTAGCCAATATTCAGAATGTGGTAATGGACAAAACCGGAACAATGACAGAAGGTGTATTCAAAGTACAAACTGCAAATATTGAAAACGGATTTGATAAAGATGAGATTCTGAAATATCTGAATGTTATTGAAAGTAAATCTACACACCCTATTGCAACTGCTGTACATGAATATGTTGGTGAAGTAGACCATTCCGTAGTATTAGAAAATGCAGAAGAGATTCCGGGACACGGATTGAAATCTACAATCAACGGAAAAGATTTCCTTGCCGGTAACTTCAAGCTAATGGATAAATTCAATATCCAGTATCAGGTTAATCACTCTGCAATTTCCGATACATTAATCGCTATCGCTTACGGAGGACAGTTTGCAGGTTATCTGAGTATTTCGGACCAGATAAAGCCAGATGCAATAAAAGCTGTTACAGAACTTAAAAAACTCAATATAAAAACAACTATGTTGAGTGGTGATAAAACAGCCGTAGTAAAAGAAGTAGCACAAAAGATAGGAATTGAAAATGCTTTTGGCGATCTTTTACCTGAAGATAAAGTTGAGAAAGTAAAAGCCATAAAAGCACAAAATGAAACAGTTGCCTTCATCGGAGATGGAGTAAACGATGCTCCGGTTGTTGCCCTAAGTGATGTCGGAATGGCGATGGGCGGATTAGGCAGCGATGCTACAATTGAAACGGCAGACGTTGTTATTCAGGATGATCAACCTTCAAAAATTCCTACAGCCATCAGAATAGGAAAAGAGACTAAGAAAATCGTATGGCAGAATATTATACTGGCATTTGCCGTAAAAGCTATCGTACTTGTTCTTGGAGCAGGAGGTTTAGCTACTATGTGGGAGGCGGTATTCGCTGATGTTGGTGTAGCGCTGTTAGCTATTCTAAATGCAGTAAGAATCCAGAGAATGAATTTTTAAAATTAACATCAATAGAAAACGCCAGAAAATATTTTCTGGCGTTTTTTTATATCTAAGTACTTAAAAATATTTTTTATAAATTTGATTACCAAACAGATAACATTTTTTTAATTAAAAATGTAAGATTTGGAAAATAATTTAGATACCGATTTTCATAAAAGATTAATTGATTTTATTAAAAATACAAATCATATTTTTTTCACTACGCATACTAAAGTGTGTTACTCTATAATAGAAAGAATACACAGAAGAGTTTTAGATGGGTATGGCACTAAATTTGGGCCTATAAAAGTAGATCAAAAGACTAATCTTATTGTAGATGGAAATCACAGATATATTGCTTATAAATTAGCTAATTTCGATTTTGAGACTATTCCATGGAATAAAAACTATAGTGATTTATATAATAATATCAACGATTTCATAATAGTCATAAATGAAGATTGGGACATGAATAGTGAAAAAAACAGAAAATATTGTAGTGATGATTTTCTTAAAGATTTATAAATATTCAATATGAAACTTTTTTTAGACATTGACGGTGTAATGGTTCATGCCAATCCACATAAACAAGTGGAGATGGAAGATGATGGATTCTATAAATTCAATCATAAGGCTGTTGATGCCCTAAATTCAGTTGATCACACCAATATTGAATTAGTCCTTTCAACTTCCCATAGATTTAGATTTAACCTCAGCCAATGGAAACATATCTTTAATAAAAGAGGAATCAAATTTGATAAAATATCTATTATAAATCAAGATTTAAACCATAAATACTCCAGAAAAACAGAGATAGAAAAATGGATTACAGATCATCATATCAATTCGAATGATGTTATTATTATTGATGATGATAAATCATTAAATGGTCTACCAGAAAGTTTAAAAACGAGATTAATTCTAACTGATCCTTATATCGGATTAATCGATTCTAAGGAATTAAAAAGAATTTTGACCGAGAAATAAATCAATATAAATAGTCAGAAGCAGGTTTCTGACTATTTTTTATATTTTGAATTACTTCTTCTGTTTTTCGATGCCGAATAATACGTAAGTTTGCATCTCAATTCTATCATATGCCGGGAACTATCCTCATCATTGACGACGAGCTGAAACTTCTGAAACTTCTGGGAATGATTCTTTCTCAGGAAAAATTCAGTGTAAAAGAAGCTTCGACTGCAAGATCAGCTATGACCATGCTGGAGCAGCACGATTTTGATGTTGTCCTGAGTGATGTCCGGCTTCCTGATGCATTTGGTGTAGAATTGGTAAAAGCCATTAAAACTAAGTATCCTGAAAAAGAAGTTATTTTGATGACTGCTTTTGGAAATATTTCTGATGCTGTGCAGGCAATGAAAAACGGTGCATACGATTATCTTGTAAAGGGAGATGATAACGAAAAAATTATTCCTCTTGTATACAGAGCGCTGGAAAAAGCAAAAGATAACAGATCCCATAATACAATTCCAGTATGTAAATTAAAAGGATTGGATCAGATCCTGGGAACTGCAGAATCTATTCTTCAGGCGAAAAAATTGGCGGAACGAGTTGCCCATACAGATGCTACCGTATTACTAACCGGGGAAACAGGAACCGGGAAAGAAGTATTTGCCCATGCTATCCATGAAACAGGAAGCCGAAGCAATAAAAACTTTGTTGCAATCAACTGTTCTGCTTTCAGCAAAGAGATTTTGGAGAGCGAACTGTTCGGACATAAACAAGGATCCTTCACCGGAGCTGTAAGAGACAAAAAGGGATTGGTAGAAGAAGCCAATGACGGCACATTATTTCTGGATGAGATTGGAGAAATGCCAATGGATCTACAGGCGAAATTGCTACGCGTACTGGAGACTGGAGAATTTATTAAAATGGGAGAAACGAAAGTATCGACCTCTAACTTCCGTCTTATCGCTGCTACCAACAGAACCCTTTTGGAAGAAGTAAAACAGGGAAATTTCAGAGAAGATTTATACTTCAGACTTAATGTCTTTGAAATTCATTTGCCGGCATTGCGTGAAAGAAAGGAAGACCTGAAAATTTTGGCCAAAAACTTTATCGATGTCTTCAGTAAAAAAATGAATCTGATTTCAAAAGTTCAGGTTTCCGAAGATTATTATAAAACCTTAAAGAAAAATAACTGGCAGGGAAATATTCGTGAGCTTAGAAACACTGTTGAAAGAAGTCTTATTCTGATGAATAACAATATTCTGGATGCCGACAGCCTTCCTCTATATTCAGAACAAACTTCTGCAGAAACAGATTCATTGAGTATTAAGACTCTTGAAAAAGAACACATCCAGAAAGTATTACAATATACCAAAGGTAATAAAGCTGAAGCTGCACGACTTTTAGAAATCGGTATAGCAACATTATATCGTAAGCTAGAGGAATACCAATTGAGATAAGGAATTCTATTTATTATTATATATAAGACACCCCATAACTTATGAAAGTTATGGGGTGTCTTATTTTAACAAACCTATTCCCTATTTATCATTTTGGATAATGAGCCTATCATTTTGATAAGGTTTTCTCTGTGAACAGTATGTCCGAAAAACACACAACTCATTACACAACAATACTTTAAGAACATTCATAGTGAATTGGAACTGGTTTTGGCATATATCGTTCAGATAAAAATTATGAAAAATGACAACTTTAAAAAAAACCAGTCAGAAGCCCAGCCAGTCTTCTTATACCTGGTTACTGACGTTTCTGGCAGCACTCGTGGTCTTAACCTTAATTATTAGAATAGTATGATGCTTTTAGTCCTTTTATTACTCAGTATTGTTTTGTTCTGGCTTTTGTATAAAACAGTTCAATTTTTTGATAAAATATAACATATCATGTGGAGTTTATTCATCCTTTCCGTTCTGGCATTCATTTACATCTGTTATGTGCTTATGAAGCCTGAAAAATTTTAAATTATTATGAATACAGAAATTTTAGGCATTATTGCCATGTTTGTTCTAACCTTAATCATAGGTCTTTTCTTAGGAAAATATATTGCCCGTGTATATGGTTATGAGAAAACCTTTTTAGACCCGGTTTTTAATCCTGTTGAAAAGTTATTTTTCAAAATATCAGGAATAAATCCCAATCGCCAGATGAACTGGAAGCAAAATATGTATGCCATGCTTACCATTAATCTGATTTGGTTTGTTATCGGGTTCATCCTCCTGCAAACCCAACAATGGCTGCCTCTGAATCCGGACAACAATCCTAATATGTCACCGGATTTAGCTTTTAATACAACAATATCTTTTCTTGTTAACTGTAACCTTCAGCATTACTCAGGTGAAACCGGGGTCAGTTATCTCAGTCAGCTTTTTCTGATGTTTCTTCAGTTTGTAACAGCTGCAACCGGAATGGCGGCTATGGCTGTACTATTTAAAGCTTTCAAAGAAAAAACAACTACAGAATTAGGAAACTTCTACGATTATTTCATGAAATCCATGACCCGGATCCTGATTCCTATTTCCATTATTGTAGCATTTATTCTTTCTGCAAACGGAAGCCCAATGACTTTCGAAGGAAAAGATCATATTACAACGCTTGAAGGACAAAAATCAGACGTTTCAAGAGGTCCTGTAGCTGCATTTGTTGCTATTAAACACCTAGGTACTAATGGTGGCGGCTTTTTCGGTACTAACTCTGCCCACCCCTTAGAAAATCCTAATTACGTTACCAATATTACGGAAATGGCTACTCAGATGATCATTCCGTTTGCGTTAGTATTTGCATTGGGCTTTTATCTTAAAAGAAAAAAATTATCCCGGATTATATTTACAGTAATGACTGTAGGCTTTCTTGCATTAGCAATTCCTAATGTAATCAATGAGACTTCCGGAAATCCACTCATTACTCAGATGGGTGCAGATAGCAGTCTTGGTGCTATGGAGGGCAAAGAAATTCGCTTTGGCAGTGCTTCTTCAGGTTACTGGAGCATTGCAACTACTGTAATCTCTACCGGATCTGTAAACTCTATGCACGACAGTACCATGCCTCTTTCCGGAATGAATGAACTTCTGGCAATGATGATTAACTGCTTTTATGGAGGTTGTGGTGTTGGAATTCTTAATTACTTCATCTTCATTATTCTGGCAGTATTTATCAGCGGGCTAATGGTCGGAAGAACTCCGGAGTTCTTGGGTAAAAAGATTGAAGCTAAAGAAATGAAAATCGCTATGATTGTAGCATTATTCCACCCGTTTCTTATTCTTGCAGGAACTGCACTTACAGCCTATCTGCCGGAATTTGGTACAAAGACATTAAACAATCCGGGCTTCCATGGCTTCAGCGAAATGCTGTATGAATTCACTTCTTCTTCAGCAAACAACGGATCAGGTTTTGAAGGTCTGGGAGACAATACACCATGGTGGAATATTTCCACAGGGATTGTCCTTCTTCTTTCAAGATTTATCCCGATTATAGGCCCTATTGCCATTGCAGGATGTCTGGCCGAGAAAAAATTCATTCCTGAGGGGTCCGGAACACTAAAAACTGACACATTAACTTTTGGATTCATGACGCTTGCTGTCATCATATTAATTGCTGCACTATCCTTCTTCCCTTCTCTTACACTGGGACCAATCGCAGAACAGCTTCAATATTTTTCCAAATAACAGAACATTTTTAACATTAAAAAAAATGAAAAATCAATCTCAAACATTATTTCAAAAAGATTTGGTAAACGAAGCGGTGAAACAATCTTTCGTAAAACTGAATCCGAAAATTATGTTTAAAAATCCGGTGATGTTTCTTGTAGAAATTGGTACAGTAGTTATGCTTATTGTATCATTATTCAGCCTTGCAGGAAATACAAGCCAGGGAAGCTTTGCTTATAACTTTTTAGTTTTTATTATATTATTTTTCACTGTTCTTTTCGCCAACTTCGCTGAAGCAATCGCTGAAGCCAGAGGCAAAGCACAGGCCGATTCTCTTCGAAAAACCCGTGAAGAAACTCCTGCAAAAGTTATTACAAAAAACCAGCCGGGATTTCAGATAGAAACCACATTGAAAAGATCTGCGGAAATGCAATTGGGAGATATCTTCTTATGTAAAGCCGGAGATCAGATTCCAATGGATGGTGAGATTATTGAAGGGTTGGCTACTATTGATGAGTCAGCCATTACCGGAGAAAGCGCTCCTGTTATCCGTGAAGCCGGAGGCGACAAAAGCTCTGTAACCGGAGGTACAAAAGTACT is a window encoding:
- the ligA gene encoding NAD-dependent DNA ligase LigA; the protein is MSENIQQKIEELREELHQHNYNYYILDEPSISDFEFDAKLKELQDLEAQYPEFNDPNSPTLRVGGGVTKNFPTVQHQFRMYSLDNSYDFNDLEDWEKRIIKTIDEPVEFVAELKYDGASISILYENGKLIQAVTRGDGFQGDEITSNVRTISDVPLKLKGEFPEHFYMRGEIYLTRKNFDKLNALREEEGLDPFMNPRNTASGSLKMQDSGEVRKRGLSAVLYQYIAENFPAETHWDLLANAKQWGFRVSEDQAKLCRTLDDVKNFINYWDQERHNLPFEIDGIVIKVNSLKHQRELGYTAKSPRWAMAYKFKAEKVETELLSVSYQVGRTGAITPVANLRPVLLAGTTVKRASLHNEDIIKKLDLHENDFVYVEKGGEIIPKIVGVNTEKRTSESKEIEYIKHCPECGTELVKIEDQAIHFCPNELHCPPQVVGRMIHYVSRKALNIENLGGETIEQLYREKLIENPADLYTLTKEQLLPLDRMAEKSAQNILDGVEKSKEIPFEKVLYGIGIKHVGETVAKKLVKNFPTIEELKNATEEELCQVEDIGAKIAVSITEFFANQENLLMIERLKNYGVQLEKGENTNDVISNVLDGKTFLFTGKLSLFTREQAEEMVEKHGGKNISAVSKNLNYLIVGEKAGSKLKKAQDIGTITILDEQQFLDLVNS
- a CDS encoding Fur family transcriptional regulator, which gives rise to MRMLVLDAFLEAPQALSLSDLEEKLVQSDRSTLYRTLKTFEKKGLIHGIQEHNTTQYLLCSDDCNEEIHHDYHLHFYCTECKQTTCLEEVSFNNVPFPDDYLVKELKFLATGICKECRETIQ
- a CDS encoding DUF6265 family protein, yielding MKTKSVKIFLSAIIVVSIVSSWAHYSVKPIDNAMWLIGTWENKTSRGSVYESWKKINENELAGKSYAVKGADTIIFEMVQLKQEGENLYYIPTVRNQNNGEPVSFKAYTITDHKMVFGNPEHDFPQSVSYTKVNADSLVAEISGVKNGNVRHQTFPMRRLK
- a CDS encoding CPBP family intramembrane glutamic endopeptidase, encoding MSLFTPFIWILILLPVIISAFIKSKNRNTKYLLYFLLYFFADSYLQILGRQYINLEFIGLKFAWITKLISLSIALAFILSVSKSEQEAIGFTTKTNSKKQLRYGILVFLGFTLFDIIFKLILFPKGASFDAETFIFQATMPGLSEEILFRGIFLWILEKAFPPQWNFKGIKFGWGFIIITILFAVMHGVVLTDTHQLKTDIITIVYLALISSLSVGILRKFSGNLIFPVLGHNLINTINVIIRIL
- a CDS encoding sensor histidine kinase, which gives rise to MSNNYFSDKIATFDFDQFYTKKRRILFHSIMWLLFATFLLLSYILAYDIPPLHSLILTLRMTICNMAVFYTFFYILLPRIFEGGKIKATVLLLLSIPFCIYLWMAITYFTTLVYNNFGFDIPTGELKGVISKAAEQSFAQALSFRRVLSQIIIVISLLSPFFFVKILFEIFRMYNRTLKLQQQKMEVEIQNINMEKNFLKAQLNPHFLFNTLNNLYSLAIKKDNQTPEVILNLSEMMSYTLYESNTEKVSLDKELDFIKNYFELEKMRYPTDKNIQINISNEGCTSDLYIAPLLTFSCIENAFKYGLKSTEEQFILLDIKTENNTFYFQLENDVERINQDQSVGGIGLENMRKRLVLLYPEQHELQIENTGNRFKVTLKIVLEN
- a CDS encoding LytR/AlgR family response regulator transcription factor; protein product: MEKLHCIIIDDEPLGRDVIETFVQEVPFLSLTKSFGDPTEALIYLQNNTVDIIFSDVQMPKINGMELVKSLSNPPIIIFITAHRDFALDGFDNGATDYLVKPVRFDRFLKAINRAKDYIALKQIPSIQQVNPDRIFIKSEGKLIKILLSEILYVEAQGDYLKIVIDSATYTTQATLKSMEEILTLPGFFRVQRSFILNTEAIRSVNANMVELINGKTISIALNKKDELFSLLGIK